The Bacillus thermozeamaize genome includes a region encoding these proteins:
- a CDS encoding sugar ABC transporter permease, with product MRNKLKWTMFYLGVFVIAAVFVVPLLWLVSTSFKNYIDAFALPPKLIFTPTLENYTDVLRRSDFMRALMNSVVISTSSTLLAVALGALSAYALVFLELRRKTAISTFFLSARIIPPVLMVLPIYFLAVKLGMTDSYTVLILFYTMINLPFVIMMLRTFFLDIPNEIREAAIIDGCSEMRVFLQTVLPLARGGIAATFVLSMLLTWNEFFIALILSGKSTQTLPVLITSFMTFQGTEWGSLSAAGTMIMLPMLIFGLLVQKNLVRGMTMGAVK from the coding sequence ATGCGCAACAAATTGAAATGGACGATGTTCTACCTCGGCGTGTTCGTGATTGCGGCGGTTTTCGTCGTTCCCCTTCTGTGGCTGGTGTCGACATCGTTCAAAAACTATATCGACGCCTTCGCGCTGCCTCCGAAACTGATTTTTACGCCGACGCTGGAGAATTATACGGACGTCCTGCGGCGTTCCGACTTTATGCGGGCGTTGATGAACAGTGTGGTGATTTCCACTTCGTCCACGCTGCTCGCCGTGGCGCTTGGGGCGCTAAGCGCGTATGCACTGGTGTTTTTGGAACTGCGGCGAAAAACGGCGATTTCCACGTTTTTTCTGAGCGCGCGGATTATTCCGCCCGTACTCATGGTGCTTCCGATTTACTTTCTCGCGGTCAAGCTCGGCATGACCGATTCCTACACGGTGCTCATCCTGTTTTATACGATGATTAATCTGCCGTTTGTCATCATGATGCTGCGAACGTTCTTCCTGGATATTCCGAATGAAATTCGTGAAGCGGCCATTATCGACGGCTGTTCGGAGATGCGGGTCTTTCTGCAGACGGTTTTGCCGCTCGCCCGCGGCGGGATCGCCGCCACCTTCGTTTTGTCCATGTTGCTCACATGGAACGAGTTTTTCATCGCGCTGATCTTGAGCGGCAAGTCGACGCAGACGCTGCCGGTGCTGATCACGTCGTTCATGACGTTCCAGGGAACCGAATGGGGCTCCCTGAGCGCAGCCGGCACGATGATCATGCTTCCCATGCTCATCTTCGGCCTCCTCGTGCAGAAAAACCTGGTCCGAGGCATGACGATGGGCGCCGTGAAGTGA